The Glycine soja cultivar W05 chromosome 8, ASM419377v2, whole genome shotgun sequence genome has a window encoding:
- the LOC114423465 gene encoding syntaxin-51-like — protein sequence MASSDSWMKEYNEAVKLADDINGMISERSSFPASGPETQRHASAIRRKITILGTRLDSLQSLLSKVPAKTEKEMNRRKDMLANLRTKVNQMASTLNMSNFANRDSLLGPEIKSDAMSRTVGLDNSGLVGLQRQIMKEQDDGLEKLEETVISTKHIALAVNEELNLHTRLIDDLDQHVDVTDSRLRRVQKNLAVLNKRTKGGCSCLCMLLSVIGIVGLVVVIWLLVKYL from the exons ATGGCATCTTCAGACTCATGGATGAAGGAATATAATGAAGCTGTGAAACTTGCTGATGATATCAATGGCATGATTTCTGAACGTAGTTCGTTTCCTGCATCTGGACCAGAAACCCAGCGACATGCATCTGCTATAAGAAGGAAGATCACGATATTAGGGACCAGACTTGATAGCTTGCAATCTCTGTTGTCAAAGGTCCCTGCAAA AACTGAGAAGGAGATGAATCGTCGAAAGGACATGCTTGCAAATTTGAGGACAAAAGTTAACCAAATGGCTTCAACATTGAACATGTCTAACTTTGCAAATAGGGATAGTTTGCTAGGGCCAGAAATAAAATCAGATGCAATGAGCAGAACTGTTGGCCTGGACAACAGTGGACTAGTTGGTCTTCAACGGCAAATTATGAAAG AGCAAGACGATGGCCTTGAGAAATTGGAGGAGACTGTAATCAGTACTAAACATATTGCATTGGCTGTGAATGAAGAGCTGAATCTACATACCAGACTCATT GATGACTTGGACCAACATGTAGATGTTACAGATTCTCGGCTGAGG AGAGTGCAGAAGAACTTGGCAGTGTTAAACAAACGTACCAAGGGTGGTTGCTCCTGCTTGTGCATGCTTTTATCAGTGATTGGTATAGTGGGTTTGGTGGTTGTCATATGGCTGTTGGTCAAATatttgtaa